One Pseudomonas sp. MH9.2 DNA segment encodes these proteins:
- a CDS encoding urease accessory protein UreD: MNLPAHTALFTPSWHAELELGYGRFGDSTRPVMRRHQGPLRVQKHLYAEGPQVCQHIIVHPPGGIAGGDRLDICATVGKNAWAQLTSPGAAKWYRAASPAYQQLELRVEAGATLEWLPQETIVFSAAQAELTTHIELQGDARLCYWDMVALGRPASGERFDLGHFQSQLDIRRDGQWLWHERQRIIGGDGLLDSPIGLDGKPVFATLLMTGEASSELLETCRNLQNPVRGNLTQLPGLLVARCLADEALHARAWLIELWTLLRPALLGREAVAPRIWST, encoded by the coding sequence ATGAACCTTCCTGCCCACACCGCGCTGTTCACCCCCAGTTGGCATGCCGAGCTGGAGCTGGGCTATGGGCGTTTCGGTGACAGCACACGGCCCGTCATGCGTCGGCATCAAGGCCCGCTACGGGTGCAAAAACACCTGTATGCCGAAGGTCCGCAGGTCTGTCAGCACATCATTGTTCACCCTCCGGGCGGGATTGCCGGCGGGGATCGACTCGATATTTGCGCCACCGTCGGTAAAAACGCGTGGGCACAACTGACCAGCCCCGGCGCCGCCAAGTGGTACCGCGCCGCAAGCCCGGCATACCAGCAGCTGGAACTGCGCGTTGAAGCGGGCGCCACGCTGGAATGGCTGCCGCAGGAAACCATCGTCTTTAGCGCCGCCCAGGCCGAGTTGACCACGCATATTGAGCTGCAAGGCGATGCGCGGCTGTGCTACTGGGACATGGTTGCGCTGGGTCGCCCGGCCAGTGGCGAGCGTTTCGACCTGGGCCATTTTCAATCGCAGCTGGATATTCGCCGCGATGGCCAATGGCTGTGGCACGAACGCCAGCGAATCATAGGCGGCGATGGCCTGCTCGATTCGCCCATCGGCCTGGATGGCAAGCCGGTTTTTGCCACGCTGCTGATGACCGGCGAGGCCAGCAGTGAGTTGCTGGAAACCTGCCGCAACCTGCAAAACCCGGTACGCGGTAACCTGACCCAATTGCCCGGCCTGTTGGTCGCCCGCTGCCTGGCTGACGAAGCCCTGCACGCACGCGCCTGGCTGATCGAGTTATGGACGCTGCTGCGCCCGGCATTGCTCGGGCGCGAAGCGGTTGCACCTAGAATATGGAGCACCTGA
- the urtE gene encoding urea ABC transporter ATP-binding subunit UrtE, with translation MLQVDKLHQYYGGSHILRGLSFDVKIGEVTCLLGRNGVGKTTLLKVLMGLLPSKEGVVQWEGKVITGFKPHQRVHAGIAYVPQGREIFGRLTVEENLLMGLSRFPGSEAKEVPAFIYELFPVLLQMKQRRGGDLSGGQQQQLAIGRALASRPRLLILDEPTEGIQPSVIKEIGAVIKQLSARGDMAILLVEQFYDFAAELADQYLVMSRGEIVQQGRGEDMETQGVRGLVTI, from the coding sequence ATGCTGCAAGTCGACAAGCTCCACCAGTATTACGGCGGTAGCCATATCCTTCGCGGCCTGTCTTTCGACGTGAAAATCGGAGAAGTAACGTGCTTGCTCGGCCGTAACGGCGTGGGCAAGACCACGCTGCTCAAAGTCCTGATGGGGCTGCTGCCTTCCAAGGAAGGCGTGGTGCAATGGGAAGGCAAGGTCATCACCGGTTTTAAACCCCATCAACGGGTGCACGCGGGCATCGCTTACGTACCTCAGGGCAGGGAAATTTTCGGGCGTCTGACCGTAGAAGAAAACCTGCTCATGGGCCTGTCACGTTTCCCTGGCTCCGAGGCCAAGGAAGTCCCGGCATTTATCTACGAGCTGTTTCCGGTGCTCCTGCAAATGAAACAACGACGCGGCGGCGATCTGTCCGGCGGTCAGCAACAGCAACTGGCCATTGGCCGCGCGCTGGCCAGTCGCCCTCGCCTGCTGATCCTCGATGAGCCGACTGAAGGCATCCAGCCCTCGGTGATCAAAGAGATCGGCGCGGTGATCAAACAGCTCTCGGCACGTGGGGACATGGCGATTTTGTTGGTGGAGCAGTTCTATGACTTTGCTGCCGAGCTGGCCGATCAATACCTGGTGATGTCCCGTGGCGAAATCGTCCAGCAAGGCCGTGGCGAGGACATGGAAACGCAAGGGGTTCGTGGTCTGGTTACAATTTGA
- the urtD gene encoding urea ABC transporter ATP-binding protein UrtD, with amino-acid sequence MKTTPTPAFMLEPILDPNSDAGTSRDAIGLGQRAEEGLNTRHGTILTLEDISVSFDGFKALNNLNLYISVGELRCIIGPNGAGKTTLMDVITGKTRPSHGKAWFGETLDLTQMSEVQIAQSGIGRKFQKPTVFEALSVFENLELAQKTDKSVWASLRARLTGEQRDRIHEVLETIRLTSSMHRPAGLLSHGQKQFLEIGMLLVQDPQLLLLDEPVAGMTDAETEFTAELFKSLAGKHSLMVVEHDMGFVGSIADHVTVLHQGSVLAEGSLDDVQTNERVIEVYLGR; translated from the coding sequence ATGAAAACCACACCGACACCCGCCTTCATGCTCGAACCGATCCTCGATCCGAATTCAGACGCGGGCACCAGCCGGGATGCCATCGGCCTCGGCCAGCGTGCCGAAGAAGGCCTTAACACGCGACACGGCACGATCCTGACCCTGGAAGACATCAGCGTCAGCTTCGATGGCTTCAAGGCGTTGAACAATTTGAACCTGTACATCAGCGTCGGCGAGCTGCGCTGCATCATCGGTCCCAACGGCGCGGGCAAAACCACGCTGATGGACGTGATCACCGGCAAGACTCGCCCAAGCCACGGCAAGGCCTGGTTCGGCGAGACCCTGGACCTGACGCAGATGAGTGAAGTGCAGATTGCCCAATCGGGGATCGGCCGTAAATTCCAGAAACCAACGGTGTTCGAAGCCTTGAGCGTGTTCGAAAACCTGGAGCTGGCGCAGAAAACGGACAAATCCGTGTGGGCCAGCTTGCGTGCACGCCTGACCGGCGAGCAGCGCGACCGTATCCATGAAGTGCTGGAAACCATCCGCCTGACGTCTTCGATGCATCGTCCGGCGGGGCTGCTGTCCCACGGTCAGAAGCAGTTTCTGGAGATCGGCATGCTGCTGGTCCAGGACCCGCAATTGCTGTTGCTCGACGAACCCGTCGCAGGGATGACCGACGCCGAAACCGAGTTCACCGCCGAGCTATTCAAAAGCCTGGCGGGCAAGCACTCATTGATGGTGGTGGAGCACGACATGGGCTTCGTCGGTTCGATAGCCGATCACGTCACCGTCCTGCATCAAGGCAGCGTACTGGCTGAAGGGTCGCTGGACGATGTGCAGACGAATGAACGGGTGATTGAAGTGTATTTAGGGCGATAA
- the urtC gene encoding urea ABC transporter permease subunit UrtC: protein MNQPLMVTAAQKAGPKITLALCAVVLVLLVALALLSLLPADNSLHVSAYTLTLVGKILCYAIVAVALDLVWGYAGLLSLGHGLFFALGGYAMGMYLMREAAGDELPAFMTVLSWTELPWYWTGTNHFLWAMCLVVLAPGLLALIFGFFAFRSRIKGVYFSIMTQALTFAGMLLFFRNETGFGGNNGFTNFRSILGFSISSQGTRATLFLATVILLVGSLFVGWRLAQSKFGRVLTALRDAENRLMFCGYDPRGFKLFVWVLSAVLCGLAGALYVPQVGIINPSEMSPTNSIEAAVWVALGGRGTLIGPLLGAGLVNGMKSWFTVAFPEYWLFFLGALFIGVTLYLPKGVIGLLKKRGEQ, encoded by the coding sequence ATGAACCAGCCTCTTATGGTGACGGCCGCGCAAAAGGCCGGCCCGAAAATCACCCTGGCCCTCTGCGCAGTCGTGCTCGTGCTGCTGGTCGCACTGGCACTGTTGTCGTTACTGCCAGCCGATAACAGCCTGCATGTCTCGGCTTACACCCTGACGCTGGTGGGCAAGATCCTGTGTTACGCCATCGTTGCCGTCGCGCTGGACCTGGTCTGGGGTTACGCCGGGCTGCTGTCGCTGGGACACGGACTGTTCTTCGCCCTCGGCGGTTATGCCATGGGCATGTACCTGATGCGCGAAGCGGCAGGCGATGAGTTACCTGCATTCATGACCGTCTTGTCATGGACCGAACTGCCCTGGTACTGGACCGGGACCAATCACTTCCTCTGGGCCATGTGCCTGGTGGTCTTGGCCCCCGGCTTACTGGCGTTGATCTTTGGTTTCTTCGCCTTCCGCTCGCGGATCAAGGGCGTGTATTTCTCGATCATGACCCAGGCCCTGACCTTCGCCGGGATGCTCCTGTTCTTTCGCAACGAAACCGGCTTCGGCGGCAACAACGGCTTCACCAACTTCCGCAGCATTCTGGGCTTCAGCATCAGTTCGCAGGGCACCCGGGCAACCTTGTTTCTGGCCACCGTGATCCTGCTGGTGGGCAGCCTGTTTGTCGGCTGGCGTCTGGCGCAAAGCAAATTCGGCCGGGTCTTGACCGCGCTGCGTGACGCCGAAAACCGCCTGATGTTCTGCGGCTACGACCCGCGCGGTTTCAAGCTGTTCGTCTGGGTCCTGAGCGCAGTACTGTGCGGCCTGGCCGGGGCGCTATATGTGCCGCAAGTCGGCATCATCAACCCCAGCGAAATGTCGCCGACCAACTCCATTGAAGCGGCCGTTTGGGTCGCCTTGGGCGGACGTGGCACGCTGATCGGCCCGCTGCTGGGCGCCGGACTGGTCAATGGCATGAAGAGCTGGTTTACCGTGGCCTTCCCCGAGTACTGGCTGTTCTTTCTCGGTGCGCTGTTTATTGGCGTGACGTTGTACCTGCCCAAAGGCGTGATTGGCCTGCTGAAGAAAAGGGGCGAGCAATGA
- the urtB gene encoding urea ABC transporter permease subunit UrtB produces MPTAFYRFILAVALLLPFAAHASDAGDFVAADSGQQAKLLEAWAAQPDPARVELINSLQQGQITVDGETKTLRLNNRLRGLVDTALASHQLLAADAKLRLGAAQHLQKSAKPAQLKFLDRQLASETNADVHTALSLALANLQLVDGDPAVRLAAVRLLGETGDPLARTRLETLLDPAVETDAGVRTAAETSLAQVKRKLLIGEILGQAFSGLSLGSILLLAALGLAITFGLLGVINMAHGEMLMLGAYSTYVVQLMFQRYAPGALEFYPVVALPVAFFVTAVIGMALERTVIRHLYGRPLETLLATWGISLMLIQMVRLVFGAQNVEVANPDWLSGGIQVLPNLVLPYNRIVIIAFALFVVALTWLLLNKTRLGLNVRAVTQNRNMAACCGVPTGRIDMMAFGLGSGIAGLGGVALSQIGNVGPDLGQSYIIDSFLVVVLGGVGQLAGSVMAAFGLGIANKILEPQIGAVLGKILILALIILFIQKRPQGLFALKGRVID; encoded by the coding sequence ATGCCCACTGCCTTTTACCGCTTCATTCTCGCTGTGGCGCTGCTGCTGCCCTTTGCAGCCCATGCCAGTGATGCTGGCGACTTCGTTGCGGCCGATTCCGGGCAACAAGCCAAATTGCTTGAAGCGTGGGCCGCACAGCCCGATCCGGCACGTGTCGAGTTGATCAATAGCCTGCAACAAGGTCAGATTACCGTCGACGGTGAAACCAAAACCCTCCGTCTGAATAACCGACTGCGCGGGCTGGTCGACACCGCCCTCGCCAGTCACCAATTACTCGCCGCAGACGCCAAGCTGCGTCTGGGCGCCGCGCAACACCTGCAAAAAAGCGCGAAACCGGCGCAACTGAAATTCCTGGATCGGCAGCTTGCGAGCGAAACCAACGCCGACGTACACACCGCCTTGAGCCTGGCGCTGGCCAATCTGCAACTGGTCGATGGCGACCCGGCCGTACGCTTGGCAGCCGTCCGCTTACTGGGTGAAACCGGCGACCCATTGGCCCGCACACGCTTGGAAACCCTGCTCGACCCCGCCGTCGAAACCGATGCGGGTGTGCGCACGGCGGCCGAAACCAGCCTGGCGCAAGTCAAACGGAAACTGCTGATCGGCGAGATCCTCGGTCAGGCATTCAGCGGTCTGTCGCTGGGCTCGATTCTGTTGTTGGCCGCGCTGGGACTGGCGATCACCTTCGGCCTGCTGGGCGTGATCAACATGGCTCACGGCGAGATGCTGATGCTCGGGGCCTATTCCACTTATGTCGTGCAGCTGATGTTCCAGCGTTATGCGCCAGGAGCATTGGAGTTCTATCCAGTGGTCGCGCTGCCGGTGGCGTTCTTCGTCACGGCGGTTATCGGCATGGCGCTAGAGCGCACGGTGATTCGCCATCTGTATGGCCGACCTTTGGAAACCCTGCTCGCCACCTGGGGTATCAGCCTGATGCTGATCCAGATGGTTCGCCTGGTATTCGGCGCGCAGAACGTTGAAGTCGCCAACCCCGACTGGCTATCGGGCGGGATTCAAGTACTGCCCAACCTGGTGCTGCCCTACAACCGGATTGTGATCATCGCCTTCGCGCTGTTCGTGGTGGCCCTGACCTGGCTGCTGCTGAACAAGACCCGTCTGGGTCTGAACGTGCGCGCCGTCACTCAGAACCGCAACATGGCCGCCTGCTGCGGCGTGCCCACCGGGCGCATCGACATGATGGCCTTCGGTCTTGGTTCAGGCATCGCTGGCCTGGGTGGCGTGGCCTTGAGTCAGATCGGCAACGTCGGCCCGGACCTGGGCCAGAGCTACATCATCGACTCGTTCCTAGTCGTGGTGCTGGGTGGGGTCGGTCAATTGGCCGGTAGTGTGATGGCGGCCTTCGGGCTGGGCATCGCCAACAAAATCCTCGAACCGCAGATCGGCGCCGTACTCGGAAAGATCCTGATCCTGGCGCTGATCATTCTGTTTATCCAGAAACGTCCGCAAGGGCTCTTCGCACTCAAAGGACGGGTGATCGACTGA
- the urtA gene encoding urea ABC transporter substrate-binding protein, which produces MKRRSLIKAFTLSASIAAMGMTWTIQAAETIKVGILHSLSGTMAISETSLKDMALMTIDEINAKGGVNGKMLEAVVVDPASNWPLFAEKGRQLLTQDKVAVVFGCWTSVSRKSVLPVFEELNGLLFYPVQYEGEEMSPNVFYTGAAPNQQAIPAVEYLMGEEGGSAKRFFLLGTDYVYPRTTNKILRSFLKSKGVADKDIEEVYTPFGHSDYQTIVSNIKKFSAGGKTAVISTVNGDSNVPFYKELANQGLKATDVPVVAFSVGEEELRGIDTKPLVGNLAAWNYFESVQNPVNTKFVADWKAYAKKKNLPGADKAVTNDPMEATYVGIHMWAQAAEKAKSTDVDKVREAMAGQTFAAPSGFTLTMDKTNHHLHKPVMIGEIQDDGQFNVVWQTKEPIRAQPWSPYIPGNDKKPDYAVKSN; this is translated from the coding sequence ATGAAGCGTCGCAGTCTGATCAAAGCTTTCACCCTGTCCGCCTCGATTGCCGCAATGGGCATGACTTGGACTATTCAGGCAGCCGAAACGATCAAAGTCGGGATCCTGCATTCACTGTCCGGCACCATGGCGATCTCTGAGACCTCACTCAAAGACATGGCGTTGATGACCATCGACGAAATCAACGCCAAGGGTGGCGTCAATGGCAAAATGCTTGAGGCCGTGGTTGTCGACCCGGCCTCCAACTGGCCGCTGTTCGCTGAAAAGGGCCGTCAGTTGCTGACCCAGGACAAGGTCGCGGTGGTCTTCGGCTGCTGGACGTCGGTCTCGCGCAAATCGGTATTGCCGGTGTTCGAAGAACTCAACGGGCTGCTGTTCTACCCTGTGCAATACGAAGGCGAAGAAATGTCGCCTAACGTCTTCTACACCGGTGCAGCGCCTAACCAACAAGCCATTCCGGCCGTCGAATACCTGATGGGCGAAGAAGGCGGCAGCGCCAAGCGCTTCTTCCTGCTGGGCACTGACTACGTCTACCCACGCACCACCAACAAAATTCTGCGGTCGTTCCTCAAGTCCAAAGGCGTTGCCGACAAAGACATCGAAGAGGTTTACACCCCGTTCGGCCACAGCGATTACCAGACCATCGTGTCGAACATCAAAAAATTCTCTGCCGGTGGCAAGACCGCTGTGATCTCCACGGTCAACGGCGACTCCAACGTGCCGTTCTATAAAGAGCTGGCCAACCAAGGCCTGAAAGCCACCGACGTGCCGGTTGTTGCGTTCTCGGTCGGCGAAGAAGAACTGCGCGGTATCGACACCAAGCCGTTGGTGGGCAACCTCGCGGCCTGGAACTACTTCGAATCCGTACAGAACCCGGTCAACACCAAGTTTGTCGCGGACTGGAAAGCCTACGCCAAGAAGAAAAACCTGCCGGGCGCTGACAAAGCGGTGACCAACGACCCGATGGAAGCCACTTACGTCGGCATCCACATGTGGGCGCAAGCCGCCGAGAAAGCCAAATCGACCGACGTCGACAAGGTCCGCGAAGCGATGGCCGGCCAGACTTTCGCCGCACCGTCGGGCTTCACCCTGACCATGGACAAGACCAACCATCACCTGCACAAACCGGTAATGATCGGCGAAATCCAGGACGACGGTCAGTTCAACGTGGTCTGGCAGACCAAGGAACCGATCCGCGCGCAACCGTGGAGCCCGTACATCCCTGGCAACGACAAGAAGCCGGACTATGCAGTGAAGAGCAACTAA
- a CDS encoding PepSY domain-containing protein, giving the protein MNKSNVSFYNLAWRWHFYAGLFVAPFMILLSLTGMIYLFKPQLDTVMYSDLLYVTPGQHRLSADVLQQWVQVDYPQAHVSKYLPPLNAQGSAQFVMQQEGRELNVFIDPYSGDILGEQDARNNVQAIARALHGELMIGKVGDRLIELAAGWGILLVVSGLYLWWPRGKSGSGALWPRFKSRGRVLWRDVHAVTGFWGALLLLLMLLSGMTWTGFWGKQFADVWNTFPAAMWNDIPKSDKQAGELNTATRQTVPWALENTPMPRSADHAEHMAHGGGMSAPAAPTLSLQQVVDIATEHRIEPGYSITQPATADGVFTVSVFADDPRNDATLHIDQYTGKVLADVGWKDYSTVSRATEMGVMLHEGKFFGWINQLIIFLICLMVLLSAISGLVIWWQRRPQGGLGVPPLRHDLPRWKTAIIIMIGVGVAFPLVGASLVGVCLFDRIVLSRFAKSVATA; this is encoded by the coding sequence ATGAATAAATCAAACGTCTCCTTCTACAACCTTGCATGGCGCTGGCATTTCTATGCCGGCCTGTTCGTCGCACCGTTCATGATTCTACTGTCCCTGACCGGGATGATTTATCTGTTCAAGCCTCAACTGGACACCGTGATGTACAGCGATCTGCTGTACGTGACGCCAGGCCAGCATCGACTCAGTGCCGATGTACTGCAACAATGGGTGCAAGTCGATTATCCGCAGGCGCATGTCAGCAAGTACCTGCCACCGTTGAACGCCCAAGGCAGCGCGCAATTCGTGATGCAGCAGGAAGGCCGCGAACTGAACGTGTTTATCGACCCGTATAGCGGGGATATTCTTGGCGAGCAGGATGCCAGGAATAACGTGCAGGCCATCGCCCGTGCTCTGCATGGCGAACTCATGATCGGCAAAGTCGGTGACCGGCTGATTGAACTGGCCGCGGGCTGGGGCATTCTGCTGGTGGTGTCGGGCCTGTACCTGTGGTGGCCAAGGGGCAAGTCCGGGTCAGGCGCGCTGTGGCCGCGGTTCAAGAGTCGCGGGCGCGTGCTGTGGCGAGACGTGCATGCGGTGACCGGTTTTTGGGGCGCCCTGTTGCTGCTGTTGATGCTGCTCAGCGGCATGACCTGGACCGGCTTTTGGGGCAAGCAATTCGCCGATGTCTGGAACACCTTCCCGGCGGCGATGTGGAACGATATCCCCAAGTCCGACAAACAGGCCGGTGAGCTCAATACCGCGACCCGCCAGACCGTCCCTTGGGCTCTGGAAAACACGCCAATGCCACGGTCCGCTGACCATGCCGAACACATGGCTCACGGCGGCGGCATGTCGGCACCCGCTGCGCCCACGCTGTCGCTGCAACAGGTCGTCGACATCGCTACCGAGCATCGCATAGAGCCGGGCTACAGCATCACACAACCCGCCACCGCCGATGGCGTGTTCACCGTCTCAGTGTTCGCCGACGACCCGCGCAACGATGCCACCCTGCACATTGATCAGTACACCGGCAAGGTGCTGGCCGATGTGGGCTGGAAGGACTACAGCACGGTTTCCCGCGCCACGGAAATGGGGGTAATGCTGCATGAAGGGAAGTTCTTTGGCTGGATCAACCAGCTCATCATTTTCCTGATTTGCCTGATGGTGCTGCTCAGCGCCATCAGCGGGCTGGTGATCTGGTGGCAGCGTCGTCCGCAAGGTGGCCTGGGTGTGCCGCCGCTGCGCCATGACCTCCCACGCTGGAAAACCGCGATTATCATCATGATTGGCGTGGGGGTGGCGTTTCCACTGGTGGGGGCTTCGTTAGTGGGGGTGTGCCTATTCGATCGGATAGTTCTTTCGCGCTTTGCCAAATCCGTCGCTACGGCTTAG
- a CDS encoding TonB-dependent copper receptor — protein sequence MSSSTAKTRLCTMRVAPRFTLNEPQLRMKHAVAVLCGCMLTPLAFALPTLDEPQQDATEISPTVITAIAPSSPLTIVTNPKDPRQPVPASDGADYLKTIPGFTAIRAGGTNGDPVLRGMFGSRLNILTNGGMMLGACPNRMDAPTSYISPETFDRLTVIKGPQTVLWGPGASAGTVLFERDPEKFGELGSRVNASVLAGSNGRFDKLIDAAAGGELGYARVIGNQSHSDDYKDGNGNTVPSRWDKWNGDVALGWTPDADTLVELTAGKGDGEARYAGRGMDGSQFKRESLGLRFEKSNIGDVLDKVEAQVYYNYADHVMDNYSLRTPSGTGMMAGPMASNVDRRTLGARIKATWRWADVQLISGIDAQTNEHRQRSAMGIDAYKELPWTKDADFHNYGVFSELTWYVAQDNRLITGARLDRASAKDYRKSSGSGMTAKANPTANETRADTLPSGFVRYEHDLAAAPATLYVGLGHVQRFPDYWELFSPSSGPAGSLNAFDAIKPEKTTQLDFGVQYQHDDLQAWASGYVGQVRDYILFNYTTGMMGTTSQAENIDARIMGGELGAAYQLTSNWKTDATLAYAWGKNSSDGTALPQMPPLETRLGLSYSRDAWSAGALWRVVSAQTRVDLNKGNVVGKDLGDSSGFGVFSLNGAYRINKHLKVSAGVDNLLDKAYAEHLNLAGNAGFGFPSDNPQSINEPGRTLWTKVDMSF from the coding sequence ATGTCCAGCTCCACTGCCAAGACTCGCCTGTGCACGATGCGAGTGGCTCCCCGCTTTACCCTGAACGAACCTCAACTGCGCATGAAGCACGCAGTCGCCGTACTGTGCGGTTGCATGCTCACACCTCTGGCGTTTGCACTGCCGACCCTTGATGAACCTCAGCAAGACGCCACCGAGATCAGCCCGACGGTGATCACGGCCATCGCCCCCAGCTCGCCGCTGACGATAGTGACCAACCCCAAAGATCCGCGGCAGCCGGTTCCGGCCAGCGACGGAGCGGATTACCTGAAAACCATTCCCGGTTTTACCGCCATTCGTGCGGGCGGGACCAATGGCGATCCAGTGCTGCGCGGGATGTTCGGCTCACGCCTGAACATCCTCACCAACGGCGGCATGATGCTGGGCGCCTGCCCAAACCGGATGGACGCGCCCACGTCGTATATTTCCCCGGAAACCTTTGACCGCCTGACCGTGATCAAGGGTCCGCAGACCGTGCTCTGGGGGCCAGGCGCTTCGGCGGGCACAGTGCTGTTCGAACGTGACCCCGAGAAATTCGGTGAGCTGGGCAGCCGGGTCAACGCCAGCGTACTGGCCGGATCCAATGGCCGTTTCGACAAGCTGATAGACGCCGCAGCCGGCGGTGAATTGGGTTACGCGAGGGTGATCGGCAACCAGTCCCACTCCGACGATTACAAGGACGGCAATGGTAATACCGTGCCGTCGCGCTGGGACAAGTGGAACGGCGATGTCGCGCTGGGTTGGACACCGGACGCTGACACGCTGGTGGAGTTGACGGCGGGCAAAGGTGACGGTGAAGCCCGTTATGCTGGGCGCGGCATGGACGGTTCGCAGTTCAAGCGCGAGAGCCTGGGGCTGCGTTTCGAGAAGTCCAATATCGGCGATGTTCTGGACAAGGTTGAGGCGCAGGTCTACTACAACTACGCCGACCATGTGATGGACAACTATAGCCTGCGCACGCCGTCTGGCACCGGGATGATGGCCGGGCCAATGGCATCGAACGTGGATCGCCGAACCCTGGGCGCGCGAATCAAGGCCACGTGGCGCTGGGCCGACGTGCAGTTGATCAGTGGCATTGATGCGCAGACCAACGAGCACCGCCAGCGCAGCGCTATGGGTATCGACGCCTATAAGGAGCTGCCGTGGACCAAGGATGCAGACTTCCACAACTACGGGGTATTCAGCGAACTGACGTGGTACGTCGCGCAGGATAATCGACTGATCACAGGGGCGCGCCTGGACCGTGCCTCGGCCAAGGATTACCGGAAAAGCAGCGGTTCGGGAATGACGGCCAAGGCGAACCCCACGGCCAACGAAACCCGCGCCGACACCCTGCCCAGTGGCTTTGTGCGTTATGAGCACGACCTTGCCGCAGCGCCTGCCACGCTCTACGTCGGCCTGGGCCATGTGCAGCGTTTTCCGGACTATTGGGAATTGTTTTCCCCCTCCTCAGGCCCGGCCGGATCACTCAATGCCTTCGATGCGATCAAGCCGGAAAAAACCACGCAACTGGATTTCGGCGTGCAATACCAACATGACGACTTGCAGGCCTGGGCGTCGGGTTATGTCGGTCAGGTCCGTGATTACATTCTGTTCAACTACACCACCGGCATGATGGGCACGACCTCTCAGGCCGAGAACATCGACGCCAGGATCATGGGCGGCGAACTGGGCGCGGCGTACCAGCTGACTTCCAACTGGAAAACCGATGCGACCCTGGCCTACGCCTGGGGCAAGAACAGTAGCGACGGCACGGCCCTGCCGCAAATGCCGCCACTGGAGACCCGTCTGGGCCTCAGCTACAGCCGCGACGCCTGGAGTGCCGGAGCTTTGTGGCGAGTGGTCAGCGCGCAGACCCGGGTCGACCTGAACAAAGGCAACGTGGTCGGCAAAGACCTCGGTGACAGCTCAGGGTTTGGCGTGTTCTCGCTGAATGGCGCCTACCGGATCAACAAGCACCTGAAGGTCAGTGCCGGCGTCGACAACCTCCTGGACAAAGCTTATGCCGAGCACCTGAACCTGGCCGGCAACGCCGGTTTTGGCTTCCCTTCAGACAACCCGCAGTCGATCAACGAACCGGGCCGCACGCTGTGGACCAAAGTCGACATGAGCTTCTAG
- a CDS encoding DUF2946 domain-containing protein — translation MLMIFIGPLISQAMPMDPHAGMSMPMSASMDMTADTPACHSAEQATPSVTTDHVIWAKCGYCTLLFSCPALPQALAFIAATPPKPTGFFTAAARQGYARQTTFPNARTRAPPSSVLL, via the coding sequence ATGTTGATGATCTTTATCGGCCCGCTGATCTCCCAAGCGATGCCGATGGATCCGCACGCCGGTATGTCGATGCCGATGTCCGCGTCCATGGACATGACGGCAGACACCCCCGCCTGCCACAGCGCAGAACAAGCCACACCCTCGGTCACGACCGATCACGTCATATGGGCCAAGTGCGGTTATTGCACACTGCTGTTCAGTTGTCCGGCACTGCCGCAAGCTCTGGCCTTTATCGCCGCTACCCCGCCAAAACCGACAGGCTTCTTTACCGCTGCAGCCCGCCAGGGTTATGCGCGGCAGACCACCTTCCCCAACGCCCGCACCCGCGCGCCACCCTCTTCAGTCCTGCTCTGA
- a CDS encoding copper chaperone PCu(A)C yields the protein MIKKILVVAALLLPACFANAHEYAVGELHIAHPWSMELPPNAPTVAAYFVVHNNGKNPDRLLSVDTPVAGKAELHEHQHQNGLMKMQQVQSVDIPAGGEVAFAPMGYHVMLLGLKDKSTLVDGQRFPLTLHFEKAGDVTVEVAVQKHAPDENTDSMPMNMHMQ from the coding sequence ATGATCAAGAAGATCCTTGTTGTGGCCGCACTGTTGCTGCCTGCCTGCTTTGCCAATGCCCACGAATACGCCGTCGGCGAATTGCACATCGCTCATCCGTGGTCCATGGAATTACCGCCCAACGCACCCACCGTGGCCGCGTATTTCGTCGTGCACAACAACGGTAAAAACCCCGATCGCCTGCTCAGTGTCGACACGCCCGTGGCCGGCAAAGCCGAGCTGCATGAACACCAGCATCAGAACGGTTTGATGAAGATGCAGCAGGTTCAGAGCGTCGACATCCCCGCTGGTGGCGAGGTGGCGTTTGCGCCCATGGGCTATCACGTCATGCTGCTCGGGCTTAAAGATAAGTCGACGCTCGTCGACGGCCAACGTTTCCCGCTGACGCTGCATTTCGAAAAAGCCGGTGACGTAACGGTCGAGGTTGCGGTGCAAAAGCACGCACCGGACGAGAATACCGACTCCATGCCCATGAATATGCACATGCAGTAA